The following are encoded together in the Salvelinus alpinus chromosome 29, SLU_Salpinus.1, whole genome shotgun sequence genome:
- the LOC139559156 gene encoding guanine nucleotide-binding protein G(T) subunit gamma-T1-like — protein sequence MPGVINMDELTDVDKAKMERDQKKIEVKLERWLTSKCCTEFMEAVQAGVEDDTLVKGIAEDKNPFKELKGGCVVC from the exons ATGCCGGGGGTGATAAATATGGACGAGTTGACAGACGTGGATAAGGCTAAAATGGAAAGAGACCAAAAGAAGATTGAAGTCAAGCTTGAGAGATGGCTG ACGTCTAAGTGCTGTACTGAGTTTATGGAGGCCGTTCAGGCCGGTGTAGAAGATGACACCCTGGTCAAAGGTATTGCAGAGGACAAGAACCCATTCAAGGAGTTGAAAGGTGGATGTGTCGTCTGCTGA